The following proteins come from a genomic window of Candidatus Eremiobacterota bacterium:
- a CDS encoding DUF362 domain-containing protein, protein MSASGARLVRDTLNVPGLRPGARVAVTAGSRGIARIGEVLRGACEAVRDAGGTPFLLAAMGSHGGGTGDGQRAMLAHLGVTETSAGAPIESGMDVVDVGRTNAHGIEVVCDARAAQADAIVVVGRVKPHTDFSGAIESGLLKMTAIGLGKAIGAARYHAAFARWGYEPIIREIAALMFERMPIVAGLAIVEDNRGGTHALEAVPASHIVAAEERLLLRARELMPQLPFEALDLLIVDRMGKNYSGAGMDTNVTGRAVDGRSQKVPRPVVDQLYVRHLSPESGGNATGIGLADFCTRRLADAIDWGATYLNVLTAAHPACARLPIVCDHDADAIRHALNAAGIADARDGRIVRILDTLHVETFAASEAALAELRGDGRYALGEPTDALSLAGDELAPFAALAAPA, encoded by the coding sequence ATGAGCGCGAGCGGCGCGCGGCTGGTCCGCGACACGCTGAACGTCCCCGGCTTGCGCCCCGGGGCACGGGTCGCCGTCACGGCCGGGAGCCGCGGGATCGCGCGAATCGGCGAAGTCTTGCGCGGCGCCTGTGAGGCGGTGCGCGACGCGGGCGGGACGCCGTTCCTCCTCGCCGCGATGGGCTCGCACGGCGGCGGGACGGGTGACGGCCAGCGCGCGATGCTCGCGCACCTCGGCGTCACCGAAACCAGCGCCGGCGCGCCGATCGAGAGCGGTATGGACGTCGTCGACGTCGGCCGCACGAACGCGCACGGGATCGAGGTCGTCTGCGACGCGCGCGCGGCGCAGGCCGACGCGATCGTCGTCGTCGGCCGCGTCAAGCCACACACCGACTTCAGCGGCGCGATCGAGAGCGGCCTCTTGAAGATGACGGCGATCGGCTTGGGCAAAGCGATCGGCGCCGCGCGCTACCACGCGGCGTTCGCGCGCTGGGGCTACGAGCCGATCATCCGCGAGATCGCCGCGCTGATGTTCGAGCGGATGCCGATCGTCGCCGGCTTGGCCATCGTCGAAGACAACCGCGGCGGCACGCACGCGCTCGAAGCGGTTCCTGCGAGTCACATCGTCGCCGCCGAAGAGCGCTTGCTGCTGCGCGCGCGCGAGCTGATGCCGCAGCTGCCGTTCGAAGCGCTCGACCTGCTGATCGTCGACCGCATGGGCAAGAACTACTCGGGTGCCGGGATGGACACGAACGTCACCGGCCGCGCCGTCGACGGCCGCTCGCAGAAAGTCCCGCGGCCCGTCGTCGATCAGCTCTACGTGCGCCACCTTTCACCGGAATCCGGCGGGAACGCGACGGGGATCGGCTTGGCCGATTTCTGCACCCGCCGCCTGGCCGACGCGATCGACTGGGGCGCGACGTATCTCAACGTGCTCACCGCCGCGCACCCCGCGTGCGCGCGCTTGCCGATCGTCTGCGATCACGACGCCGACGCGATCCGCCACGCGCTCAACGCCGCCGGCATCGCCGACGCCCGCGACGGCCGCATCGTGCGCATCCTCGACACGCTGCACGTCGAGACGTTCGCCGCCTCCGAAGCGGCGCTCGCCGAGCTGCGCGGCGACGGCCGCTACGCGCTCGGCGAACCGACCGACGCCCTCTCGCTCGCGGGCGACGAGCTCGCACCGTTCGCCGCCCTCGCGGCGCCCGCGTAG